Proteins encoded in a region of the Isosphaeraceae bacterium EP7 genome:
- a CDS encoding zinc-dependent alcohol dehydrogenase family protein yields the protein MRAMVLRSTGSLDENPSPLEAVDWPDPIPKQGEILIRVRVCGVCHTELDEIEGRTPPSVLPVILGHQVVGHVEALGEGVTDLKLGNRVGVAWIFSACGVCPRCQRGEENLCTRFRATGRDANGGYAERMTVASDFAYRIPNVFCDEEAAPLLCAGAIGYRSLRLTELVDGQTLGLTGFGGSGHLVLKLVKHRFPRSKIFVFARDESERAIARELGATWAGNTRDAPPELMQAVIDTTPAWEPVVAALEHLEPGGRLVINAIRKEEKDKKTLLTLDYARHLWFEKEIKSVANVTRDDVREFLREAAEIPIRPEVTTYPLEEANRALNDLKSQAIRGAKVLMI from the coding sequence ATGCGTGCGATGGTGCTTCGAAGCACAGGCTCACTTGACGAGAATCCCTCTCCCCTTGAGGCGGTCGATTGGCCGGACCCAATTCCGAAGCAGGGTGAGATTTTGATCCGGGTGAGGGTTTGTGGTGTCTGTCATACCGAGCTTGATGAGATTGAGGGGCGGACACCACCCTCGGTCCTTCCGGTGATCCTCGGGCATCAGGTGGTGGGGCACGTCGAGGCGTTGGGGGAAGGGGTCACGGACTTGAAACTGGGCAACCGTGTTGGAGTAGCCTGGATCTTCTCGGCCTGTGGAGTTTGTCCGCGATGCCAGCGGGGTGAGGAAAATCTCTGCACAAGATTTCGGGCCACCGGGCGTGATGCCAATGGCGGTTACGCCGAGCGAATGACGGTCGCGTCCGATTTTGCCTATCGCATTCCGAACGTATTTTGCGATGAAGAAGCCGCTCCGCTCCTCTGCGCGGGGGCTATCGGCTATCGGTCGCTGCGATTGACCGAATTGGTGGATGGCCAGACGCTCGGCCTGACCGGCTTCGGCGGCTCGGGGCACCTCGTCCTGAAACTGGTCAAGCATCGGTTCCCTCGATCGAAAATCTTTGTGTTTGCCCGCGACGAATCTGAGCGTGCTATTGCACGCGAGCTTGGCGCCACCTGGGCGGGAAACACCCGCGATGCCCCTCCCGAGCTGATGCAGGCCGTGATCGATACGACGCCGGCCTGGGAGCCGGTTGTTGCGGCACTCGAACACCTTGAGCCTGGAGGGCGCCTCGTCATCAACGCGATCCGAAAGGAAGAGAAGGACAAGAAAACCCTCCTCACGCTCGACTACGCTCGGCACCTCTGGTTCGAAAAAGAGATCAAGAGCGTGGCCAACGTGACCAGAGATGACGTCCGGGAGTTCCTCCGAGAAGCGGCCGAAATACCGATTCGGCCCGAGGTGACAACCTATCCCCTCGAAGAAGCCAACCGCGCCCTGAACGACCTGAAATCGCAGGCGATTCGAGGGGCGAAGGTGCTCATGATTTGA
- the imm31 gene encoding Imm31 family immunity protein, with product MDRTATKDDLAPTRWRLISLRLFAETDDPRVANDIAAMIESKAGKLGGVQTQPVERYWKIPEYYEVSIDLRPDDETIVAVECMLAELATGWDRHGSGSDLWAIWTPSEEGLCFAPLVRWMSLDVSWMGSDARFDFDEKVVVVGSRREFSKVRGELGVVVGRACGEDGCWSYALRIYRIGICWHCEEDDLQPNGDPTGTPGV from the coding sequence TTGGACAGGACAGCTACGAAAGACGACCTTGCTCCCACCCGCTGGCGGTTGATCTCCCTCCGATTGTTCGCGGAGACAGATGACCCCAGGGTCGCCAACGATATTGCGGCTATGATCGAGTCGAAGGCGGGAAAGCTTGGCGGTGTCCAGACCCAACCAGTCGAGCGGTACTGGAAAATCCCGGAGTACTATGAGGTCAGTATCGACCTACGCCCGGACGACGAGACGATTGTCGCCGTCGAGTGCATGTTAGCTGAGCTCGCCACCGGATGGGATCGACATGGATCGGGGAGCGATCTGTGGGCGATTTGGACCCCTTCCGAAGAGGGGCTTTGTTTCGCACCTTTGGTGAGATGGATGTCGCTTGACGTATCCTGGATGGGCTCCGATGCCCGGTTCGACTTCGATGAGAAGGTCGTCGTCGTCGGGTCCCGTCGAGAATTCTCCAAAGTTAGGGGCGAATTGGGTGTCGTCGTGGGACGGGCGTGCGGCGAAGATGGATGCTGGTCCTACGCTTTGAGGATCTACAGAATCGGCATCTGCTGGCATTGTGAAGAGGACGACTTACAACCGAACGGCGATCCGACTGGAACGCCTGGAGTATGA